The following nucleotide sequence is from Streptomyces pactum.
CGCCCGGCAGCCCGGCGTCCTCAACGCCTCCCTGGGCACCGACCATGTGAGCCCGGCCCTCGACACGGCGGTCGACAACCTGGCGGTGCGGGGCGTGCTGCCGGTGGTCTCCGCCGGCAACGACGGTGCGGACGCCTGCCGCTACTCCCCCGCGGGTGCCCGCCGGGCGCTCACCGTCGGCGCGAGCGACCGTACCGACACCGCGTCCGCCATCAGCAACTACGGCCCCTGCGTGGACCTCTACGCCCCGGGCGAGGACATCGTCTCGGCCCGGTCCGGCGGTGGCCGGACCACACTGAGCGGCACCTCGATGGCCGGCCCGCACGTCGCCGGGGCCGCCGCCCTGGCCCTGGGTGCGCACCCGGCCGCGCATGCGGAGCGGATCCGCGGCCGGCTCATCGGCCGCGCCACCCCGGACGTCCTCGACGTGCCCCCCGCCTCGCCCAACCGCCTGCTGTACACCGGTGGTCTGTAGCCCCGGCCGACCGGATCACCGCCGCAGCAGCACGCACCACGCATCGACGCCTCGCCGCACACCTCCCGCGCGGCAGCCCACCACAACGCCACCACCACAACGCCGCACAGCGCGCCGCGGTGGCGGCCCGTACCCGCCGTACCGCCAGGGGCGCCCGGTCCGACCGTCAGGTCCGGGCCCTGGCAGGAAGGACGGCCGGGCCCGGCAGGGCCGGGAGGGGCCGGGCCCGGCAGGCCGGACGGCCCGAGGGGAAGCGGGCCGGGCCGGACGGGCGGACCGGCGGCACCGGCGGAAACCTGACCGTGGTCCGGCGGTGCCCGGCGGGCTGACGGTCCCCGTCCTCGCCGCCCGGCGCCCGCCGGGCACCGTCAAACGGCCCCGTTCCGGGGCGGGCGGACGGTCGGGGTGCCGGTCAGGTCTCCGTGCGGTACATCAGGTCCACCTCGTGGGTGGTGAATCCGAGCCGCTCGTACACCGTGACCGCGGCGGTGTTGTCGGCGTCCACGTACAGCATTCCGGTGGGCAGCCCGAGCCGGGACAGGTGGCGCAGGCCGACCGCGGTGAGCGCCTTGCCCAGTCCGCCGCCCTGGGCCTCCGGCCGGACACCCACCACGTACACCTCGCCGAGCTGCTCCTCCGCGTGCACCTTGGTCCAGTGGAAGCCGACCAGTTCGCCGGCCCGCTCGGCGAGGAAGAACCCGGCCGGGTCGAACCACGGCTGGGCCTTGCGGTCGTCCAGGTCGCGCTGGGTGAGCGACCCCTGCTCCGGGTGGTGCGCGAAGGCCGCCGCGTTCGCCGCCAGCCAGGCCGCGTCGTCCTCACCGGGCCGGAAGGTCCGCACCGTGACTCCCCCGGGCAGCACCGGTTCGGCCAGCGGCGGGGCGTCCGGGCCGGTCAGCGGCCTGCGCATCTGCCGCAGTTCACGGAAGAGCGACAGCCCCAGCACCTGGGCCAGGTGCCGGGCCGAGGGGTGTCCGCCGTGGGCCCACACCCGGAGCCGGCGGCCCGACTCGCGCAGCAGGGCGTGCCCCAGCTCCCGGCCGTGCCCACGCCCCCGGTGTGCGGGGTGCACCACCAGTTCGGCGGCCGGGGCCTCCACCGGATCGGTGTCCTCCAGCTGCCCGTAGCCGACGAGTTCGCCGGTGCCGTCCCGCAGCAGCAGGTGGCGCACCCCCGGCCGGCGCCCGCGCATCTGCAGCCGCCCCTGCTCCGACACGGCCGGCTGCCCGTCGTTCCGTGCGGCGTCGGCGACCAGCTCCAGCACCCTGGCCGCGAGTTCCTCGGTCAGCTCGTCCAGCGTCTCCAGACTCCGTCGGCCCGTCGCCTCGCTCATCTCGCTCATGGTCCCGAGCGTAAGCCAGCGGCGGCGCCGACGGCCGGGGGTGGAGCCGCACCGGCCGACCGCCCGGCACCGACCCCGCAGCGGCCGGGCCCGCCGCACCCCCGGTGTCCCCGCCCCTCGCACCCCCGGTGGCCCCCCGGCCCCGGTGTCCCGTTCCCGTGCCGCCGCGCCCCCGCCCCCTCCGGTCACCACCGGACCGCCCCCCGCGTACGCCGGGTCCCCCGGTGGAGACCGGATCGCCCCCGCCTACGCCAGGTCACCCCGGACGGCGTCCCGCACCCCCGGGACCACCATGCGCAACCAGGTCGTAACCTCGATCCCCCTGCCCCGCTACGCGCGTTGACCGTAGGCTTCCGCCGTCATCCGGCTCATACACAAAGGGGACAAGATGTCGGCGACACCTCATCGACGGCGAAAGCTGCGACGATCGGTCACGGGGGCGGCGGTACTGGCCGCCACCGCCGGTGTCTTCGTCGCCGCGCTGCCCGCGGGCGCCACCGCCACCGGACCGGAGGACGGCGGGTCCGCCACCACGTGGGGCCACGGCCCGACCGTCGAGGTCCAGCTCCTCTCGTTCAACGACCTCCACGGCAACCTGCAGCCCCCGCAGGGATCCTCCGGCAACGTCACCGAGCGGCAGCCCGACGGCACCACCACCTCCATCCCCGCCGGCGGTGTCGAGTACCTGGCCACCGCGCTGCGCACGGCCCGCCAGGGCCACCCCTACACCATCACCGCGGCCGGCGGCGACATGATCGGTGCCAGCCCGCTGCTCTCCGGCCTGTTCCACGACGAGCCGACCGTCGAGGCGCTCAACAAGCTGGGGCTGGACGTCAGCTCGGTGGGCAACCACGAGTTCGACGAGGGCGCCGCCGAACTGGCCCGCATCCAGAACGGTGGCTGTCACCCCAAGGAGGGCTGCTACGAGGAGGGCAAGACCTTCCCCGGCGCGGACTTCCCCTACCTGGCGGCGAACGTCACCGACGAGAAGACCGGGAAGCCGATCCTCAAGCCCTACACGGTGTGGGAGCGCAAGGGCGTGAAGATCGGTTTCATCGGCGTCACCCTGGAGGGCACGCCCGACATCGTCACCGCCGAGGGCGTCAAGGGCCTGAAGTTCCACGACGAGGTCGAGACGATCAACAAGTACACCAAGGAGCTGAACCGCCAGGGCGTCAGGTCCGTCGTCGCCCTCATCCACGAGGGCGGCATGCCTGCCTCCACCGCGTACAACTACGACTGCGACAGCGCCGGACCGGGCGACGGCATCTCCGGCCCCGTCGTGGACATCGCCCGGAACGTCAGCCCGCAGGTGGACGCGCTCATCACCGGCCACACCCACCAGGCGTACGCGTGCAGCATCCCGGACCCGTCCGGCAGGCCGCGCACCGTGACCTCCGCCGCCTCCTTCGGCCGCCTCTACACCGACACCACCCTCACCTACGACCGCCGCACCGGTGACATCGTGCGCACCCGGGTGAAGTCGGCCAACCACGTGGTCCACCGGAACCAGCCGAAGGCGGCCGACATGACGGCGCTGATCGACCGCTGGAACGAGCTGGCGGCGCCGATCGCCAACCGCCCCGTCGGCTACATCTCCGCCGACATCCCCGGCCGCGGGGCCGGCACCTACGAGTCCCCGCTGGGCGACCTGATCACCGACGCCCAGCTCGAAGCGCTCGCCCCGGCCGACAAGGGCGGCGCGCAGCTGGCGCTGATGAACCCCGGCGGCATCCGCTCCGACCTGGCCCACAAGGCGCAGGGCCAGGAGGGCGACGGGGTGGTGACCTACGGCGAGGCCTTCACCGTCCAGCCGTTCACCAACATGATGACGGTCGTCGACCTCACCGGCGAGCAGCTGCTGACCGCCCTGCGCCAGCAGGTCAGCGGGGCGAACGCGGACCAGCCGAAGATCCTCCAGGTGTCCCGGGGCTTCACCTACACCCTGGACCTGACCAAGGCCGGCGCCGACCGGATCGTCACCGGCTCGGTCCGGCTCAACGGGGAGCCGATCGACCCGGTGAAGACCTACCGAGTGGCCATGAACGAGTTCCTCTCCGGCGGCGGCGACGGCTTCCCCGTCCTCAAGGAGGGCAGGAACAAGCTGGTCGGCCCCTCCGACCTGGACGTGTTCAACGCCTACCTGAGCGCCCACTCCACCGCCCAGTCCCCGCTGGACCCGCCGAAGGCGGACCGGATCACCATCGTGAAGTAGTCCCCTTCACCTCCCGGACGGGCCGCCCGCACACCGCGCGGGCGGCCCGTCGCGCCGTCCACCGGTCCGCCCCGTGCCCTGTCCGCCCCGGTGCCGGAGGCCCGCACCCCACCGGACGGCCCGGCCCGGACGCGGTGCGGCGGGCCGGGGCCAGCGGGTCGGGCCGGTGTCGTTCGGCGCGATGGTCACCGGCAGCCGTCAGGGGTGGTGGGACGTGGCGTCAGGGGTTGTTGAACTTCACCTCCGGGTTCTCCGCGGTGGGCCCGGACAGCAACGGCTGCGGTATGCCGCGCAGGTGCTGGTCGAAGAAGGCGGCCACATAACCACGGGTGATCTGCGCCGGCCGGGTGCCCGACAGCGGGGCCTCGGGGTCCGGCAGGCCGAGTTGCTCGGCGAAGAACGGCAGGTCGGTGAAGGTGAAGTGGCCGGAGCCGGTCACCGTCAGCCAGCGCTTCCAGCCGTCCAGTCGCTGCCACGCGCGCAGCCAGCTCTCGTCCGCGCCTCCCGGCCGGTGGGTCTCGTCGTCGGTGCCGAGCATCATGAACGGCCGGCCGCCGAGGCCGTCGGCGGGTATCTCGGAGAAGAAGGTGCCGTCCATGTTCACGCCGGCCCGGACCCGCCGGTCGGTGACCATCGTCCGGGCCGCGGTGTTACCCCCGATGGAGTGCCCCGCCATCCCGATCCGCCTGGTGTCGATCAGCCGGGCGTGCCGCCAGGCCGGGTGTCGTCCGGTGAGCCGGTCCAGTACGAAGCTCACGTCCTCGGCCCTCCCCTCGGCGACCGGCTCCAGCCCGGTCTCCGGGTACTTCTCGCAGGCCACGCAGGTGAGCAGCCGATCGGGGTCGCCGGGTGCCTCACCCGGGAAGAGGGTGCCGACGGTCTCGTAGGCGTGGTCCACCGTGGCCACCACATAGCCCCGGCTGGCCAGTTCCTCGGCGAGCAGGGTGAGCGTGTAACGGGAGACGGTGAACCCGGGCGAGAGGACCACCAGCGGGTGCTTGCCGCCCACCGGACGGGCCCCGGTCCGGCCGTGCGTGACGGCCCGGCCGACCGCCTCCGCGGGGATCACCCCTTCCAGCCCCCGGCTCTCCAGCAGGGCCCGGGCCTCCTCGGTGCTGGTGTAGGCGGCGGGACTTCCGGTCCCCGGCCGTGCCGGGTAGAAGAGGTCCACCATCAGCTCGCGGGCCCCCGCCTCGGGCACCCAGGGATCGGGGCGGCTGTGATCGACCAGGTGCAGGGTGTCCCGCCCGATGGCGTACCGGCCGGTGGGCAGGGGCAGCCGGAGCGACACGTCCGCGGCCTCGGCCCGGGCCCCCCGCGGGGCGGAGACGGTGGAGGGTGCGGGGACCGCGGAGGGCGCGGCGCCCTTGAGGAAGGCACCCGGAAGCGCGGCGGCCGGGGCCGTCCCCGGTCTCACCGGCGCGGCGGCCCGGGACGCCGAGGACGCCGAGGTGCTGTCCCCGGCGGGTGGCGCCGCGAGCGCGGTGCCGGCGGCGAGCGGTACGGCGACGGTGAGGGTGAGTGCGGCGACGAGCGCCGTGCGTCGGATGGTCATCACCATGCCGAGGCTAGGCACGCGACCCCGCCGGCACGTCCGACCTCGGTCGCATCCCGACCCTGACTTTCATCGGTGGCACACCCTGAGGATCGCCCGTGTCCGTGCCGCGTCCTAGCCGCCTCCTTCCCTCCGGGCGGGCGGTACCGGCCGCCCGGGGGCGGACGCCCGCTACGCCGGCCCCTGGGCCGGCCTCCTTGCGCCGGCCGGTCGCGCGGGCGCCTCCGCCGCCGCCCCGACGGGCGTACAGGCACGGGCGATCGCGGCGGTGTCCCAGTAGAAAGGGCGCACCTCGGCGATGCGACCGTCCCGGAAACCGATCGTCTGAAGGATGGGGAAGCCCAGCTCACGGCCGGTGGCACGGACGCGCGCCCGCACCTGTGTGAGCACCACCACCGGGTCCCCCACGGCGAGGAACCGCTGCTCCACCATGGCGAAGCTCTCCCAGGTGCCGCTCATCGCCAGGAAGAACCGCTGCAGCCCGTCATGCCCGCGCCACACACCCCCGTAGGGGAGGGCGTCGGCCTGGTGCAGCACCACATCAGGGGCGAAGTAGGGGGCGAGCAGAGCGAAATGGGCCTTGCCCGGCCCGCCCGCGGCCAGGTACCGCGCCTCGGCCTGGTACATCCCGGCGAGCACGGCCAGGTGATCGGGCGCCGAACCGCCGGCCCCGGCCGGGCCGTGCGGACCGTGCGGCACGTGCGGACCGTGTGGTCCATGCGGCTCGTCCGCCCCTCCGGCCGACCCCGCCGGCCGGGCCGCGGTGGTGTGGGCGGTGGGGCCGTTGACGGGGGTTCTCGCGTCGTTCGTCGCGGTCATGGCGCCAGCATGGCCGGGGCGGTCGCGCGGTGCTGGCGACCATCGGACGTCGAGATGGTGAGCCGGCCGGACCGCCTCCGAGCCGGCCGGACCGCCGCCGGGACCGGCCGCTGCCCGTGGTCCCGGCGGTCCCGGCGGCCGCCGGGCCGGTCACACCGGTGGGCCGGGGGGCCGGTGCCGTACCGGCGTACCCGGGTGATTCCGGACGGGTACGCACCGGCGGGGCACCCGGACGACGCTCCCGGACCGGCGTACGCGCACGATGCCGGTGGGTCGGCACGATGCCGGTGGGTCAGGGACGGTGTACGCGCGTGCCGGACCGGGCTCCGGGCCGGCGTACGCGGGGCGCGGCCACGCCGGCCCGCGCGCCGTCACCGGACGGAGGGCCGGCCCAGGTCCGATCGGGGCCGATCAGGGCCGATCGGGGCCGATCAGGGCTGATTCAGGACCGGCCCCAGGGCCGGTGCGGCGCCGGTCCACGGTGTGTCCGGTTCAGGGCCGCAGGACGGCCGCCGTCAGCGGGGTCTGCAGGTCCCAGCCGAGCGCCCGGTAGAGCGTCAGCCCCTCCTCGGTGGCGGCCAGCAGGCCCAGTGCCGCGCCCTGTTCGACCGCGATGGCGGAAAGCGCACCCATCACCCGGCTGGCCAGGCCCCGGCGGCGGTGCGCCGGGTCGGTGTGGATCTGGTCGAAGACCGCCGCCGACCGGGCCAGTGCCACCCGTCCGCTCGCGGCCGTCTCGTCGCCGCGGCGGATCCGGACGTCCACCACGCCGTCCTGGTCCACGCTCTCGATGACGTAACCCTGCGGGGCGAGCGCGGACGCGTCCGGGCCGACCGGAAGACCGGTGAGGGCCGCCGTCATCAGGTACTCCGGCTGCTGGATATCCCAGGCGTCGGTGAGCAGCGGGGCGACGTGTTCCCGCGGGGCGCACACCTTGAGCTGGACACCGGGGGTGACGACGCCCGCGACCAGTTCCCGCAGGACCGTTTCCTCGGCAGCCGGCAGGACGTACCGCGCCACATGCCCGGGCCGGCCGACCTCGATCCGGAAACCGCCCGGCACCTCGACCGGTGCCGCGGTTCCCCGGGAGCGCACCCAGCCGTTCACCCAGGCGCGTACCACCTCGCGGCGGACGGCCGCCGCACCGGAGGGGCGCGTGTGACTCTCCACCGCTGTCGCGGGGCAGGGGTCCGTAACCGTTGTGATCACATTCTCCACGCGGGCGATCCTAGGGCGGTGCGAATCCGGCCACGGCCACGCCCCACGGTGCACCGCACCCCGGCGTACGCCACGTCGGCGCCGTCCCGCGGCGCCGACCCCGGGGCCGGCATGAGCCAACGCGGTGGTACGGCAACGGCGATGAGACCCCCACGTCCGGCGAGGCCACTCCGACATGACGCGGATCACATGCCTGACGACGAACGACTGCGGCGCTGCGCGATGACTTCCCGGCGCGTTGACGGTCTCCTCTCCCGTAACCCGGTGCACGCGGCCTGCCGCGACACGCGCACCTCCTTGGACCACGGAAGAGGACCCACCCCCATGCGCATCATGGCCAGCGCCTTCATCAGCCTCGACGGCGTCGTGCAGGCTCCCGGCGGCCCCCAGGAGGACACCGACGGCGGCTTCGCCCACGGCGGCTGGTCGCAGTCCTTCTTCGACCCGGAGGTGGTGGGCGGGGCCTTCGACGACGCGCTGCGCACGGCGGACGCGCTGCTGTTCGGGCGTCGCACCTGGCAGACGATGGCGGCGGCGTGGCCGGAGCGGGCCGGTGACCCGTTCGCCGACCGGATGAACGCGATCACCAAGTACGTGGTGTCCACGACCCTCGGCGAGGCGGACCTGACGTGGAACAACACCACCCTCATCCCGGGCGGCGAGGCCGTCGCCCGCCTCCGCGAGCTGCGGGCCGGCGGTGACGGCACCGCGCTGGTCATGGGCAGCCCCACGCTGGTGCGGACGCTGCTGAGCGAGGGCCTCCTGGACGAGCTGCGGCTCATCATCATGCCGGTGCTCCTGGGCGGCGGGAAGACGATCTTCCCGGCCGACGGCGGGCTGCGCACCCTGAAGCTGGTCTCCACGGTCACCAGCGATGCGGGCGTTCAGGTCTGCACCTACCGAACGGTCGCCGGGACTGGGACCGGAGCCGACGCCGAGACCGGGACCGGGGCCGGGGCCGACGAGGGCTGACGGCGCCTCGGTCGGCACGCGCGCCGGGGCCTCCCTACGGGAGGCGGCACCCCTGAACCCTGGTCCGCCTCCTGAGCCCGTACGGGACCCCCGAGCCCGGGACCGGTGGGGTCCCGGACGGGAGCCGGTCGGATCCGACCGGCTCCCGTCCGGGGGCCCGGCCCCTGAGCCCGTAAGACACCGTCCCGTACGGGAAGCCCGGATGGGCCCCGGCCGAGACCTCTGCCCCGAGGCCCCCGTTCCGGTCTCCGGCCGGTCCGTCAGCCGCGTGCCAGCCGGGGGAAGAGGAGTTCGGCGTTGCCGCGGTTGACGGCGTACCGGTCCTCGGGCCCCGGGTACGGGTGCTCGTCCAGCGCGGTGTCGAAGCCGGTGCCCCACTCCTCGGGGAGCATGGGGAAGTCGCTGCCGTACAGCACGCGGCCGGCCCCGGCGAAGGCGAGCAGCGTGGGCAGGGTGGTGGGGCCGGCGACGAAGGCCGTGTCGAAGTGGAAGCTCCGCAGGTCGGCGAGGACGTCCTCCGGGGTGACGCCGGGGCGGAGCCGGCCGGCGGCGGCGAAGCGGTGGGCGGCGTACGGCAGGAAGCCACCCGCGTGCGGCAGGATCACCTTCATCCGCCGGTACCGGCTCCGCACCCCGTTCACGATCATGTGCAGTGCGGTCCGGGTGGTGTCGTAGGGGAAGTCCACCAGGGGGACGGGCAGGTCGGGCAGCGGCGCACCCGGTGGCGCGGTGGGGTGGACCAGGACGACCGCTGCCCGGGCGTCCAGTTCGGCCCAGAGCGGCTCGAACTCCCGGTCCCCCAGGTAGCGGCCGTGGGCGTTGGAGAGCAGCACCAGCCCGTCGGCCCGGAGTTCGTCGAGCGCGTACGCCGCCTCGGCCAGCGCCCCGTCCACGTCGGGCAGGGGCAGCGCGGCGAAGTGGCCGAAACGGTCGGGCCGGTCCTTCACGAGTTCGGCGGTGTACTCGTTGATGCCACGCGCCGCCGCCCGGGCCGCCCCCGGGTCGTCCGGGCCGGCGACCGGAGCCGCGTACGACAGCATGCCGGTCGCGATCGATCTGCGGTCCATCATCGCGATCGCGCTCCGCTCGTCCCAGGCCGGCGCGGGCCAGCCCTGGGCGGTGGCCCGCCCGGCGATGGCGCCGCGGCGGTCCGGCGGGATCAGGTGCTGGTGGACGTCGATGCGTGCGGGGTCCGTCATACCGGTCCACGCCTCCTCGGTACGTGGGGCCGGCACGACGGGCGGCCGGCGGCCATGGATGCGGCAGGCGGCCGGCAGCCGTGGGGTGCGGCAGGGCGGCCGGTACCCATGAGAAGGGATCACCGAGCCGGACGGCCCGGCCCGGCCCCGGACACGGTGGCGTACCCCCCGGAGATCACCCGGGCGGCCCAGGTACGGGCCGGGGCCGGGTTGCCGGTGGGGGGCGGGACAGCGATGCCGTAGGGCCGGGCGGACGGGGATGCCGTAGGGGCCCGGGGCAGGCGGGCGGTCCCGGGCCCTGACGGCACCGGGAGGCCCGTACGGGTCGGGCGGCCGGGCGGAGCACGTGCGGGCCGCTCCCCGGCGGGACCACGGGCAGGTCGGGGCCGGGGTGGCTGGTGGTCAGGGCCGGGCGGCCTCGGCCGGACGGCACAGCGCCGGCCGGACCCGTACGGGACGGACCACCGAACCCCCGAGCGGACCCCTACGGGAGGGACGCCGTGCACCCGCCACGGGCCGGACCCGGTACGCCCCGGCGCCGGCCGGACCCGTACGCCCCGGCGCGGGTCAGTGGCAGCCGCAGGAGCGGCGAACCACCAGCGCCGAGGGGAACTGGCGCAGCCGCTCGCGCCGCGAGCCGACCACGCGCAGCCCGTCGTCGAGCACCAGGTCCACCGCGGCCCGCGCCATGGCCTCCCGGTCGGAGGCGACGGTGGTCAGCGGCGGGTCGGTGAGGGCGGCTTCCTTCACGTCGTCGAAACCGGCGACGGCCAGCTCGCCGGGCACGTCGATGCGCAGTTCGCGGGCGGCCCGCAGCACACCGATCGCCTGGTCGTCGGTGGCGCACACGATGGCCGGCGGCCGGTCGGGCCCGGCCAGCAGCTCCAGCGCGACCTGGTAGGCGTCGTAACGGTTGTAGGGGGCCTGGAACAGCCGGCCCTCCACCGTCTTCCCGGCCTCCCGCATGGCCCGCCGCCAGCCCTCGATGTGGTCGGTGACCGGGTCACCGACGGTCGGGGTCTCCTCGGTGCCGCCGAGGCAGGCGACGTAGTCGTGCCCGTGCTCCAGCAGGTGGCGGGTGGCCAGGTGCGCCCCGCCCACGTCGTCGGTGACCACCGCGACGTCCTCGATCGCCTCGGGACGGCGGTGCAGCAGGACGACCCGGGCGTCCCAGGCGTCGATCTCCGCGGCGGCGTGCTCGCTGGGGCCCTGACTGATCAGGATGAGCCCGGACACCCGCATGCCGAGGAAGGCGCGGAGGTAGTGGACCTCGCGCTCGTCGAGGTAGTCGGAGTTGCCGACCAGCACCATTTTCCCGCGCTCGGCCGCCGCCTGTTCCACCGCGTGGGCCATCTCCGCGAAGAACGGCTGCCGGGCGTCCGGCACGATCAGGCCTATGAGGTCGGTACGGCGACTCGCCATCGCCTGGGCGACGCGGTCCGGCCGGTACCCCAGCTCCTTGATCGCGGCGAGCACCCGCTCGCGCGTGGCCGGGGCGACCGGCCTCGGTCCATTGTTGATGACGTAGCTGACGACCGCGGTCGACGTCCCCGCCAGTCTTGCCACATCGTCACGCGTCACCTTGGCCACAGGCGGCAGTCTACGCGGGTCCACCTATCCTTCGGTCTGTCGCGGGAGCACCGGTTACGGCCGATTTCCGTGGCGGGATCCGAGTCGCGTCCCGGCGGGCCCGGAATCCGCCCGCGAGCCGCCCGTTCCGGCCGGAGATGCGGCTTTTGACGCCGCTTCCGGCTCCGGTTGCCCGGCGCCGCGCTCCGCCTGTTCGCGCGCTCCCCCCGGCGCTCCCGGTGTTCTCCCGGGCCCACTCCCCGTGGCTCGCCCGGACACGCCGCCCGCCCGTCCGGACGCGCCGCCCGCGGCGCCCTCGGGCGCCCGCTCCGACGTCCGTTCCGGGGTGACGAAGCGGTAGCCGACGTTGCGGACCGTGCCGATCAGCGACTCGTGCTCCGGGCCCAGCTTCGCCCGCAGCCGCCGCACGTGCACGTCGACCGTACGGGTGCCGCCGAAGTAGTCGTACCCCCACACCTCCTGGAGCAGCTGCGCCCGGGTGAACACCCGGCCGGGGTGCTGCGCCAGGTACTTCAGCAGCTCGAACTCCTTGAAGGTGAGGTCGAGCACCCGGCCCTTGAGCTTGGCGCTGTACGTGGCCTCGTCCACCGACAGGTCGCCGTTGCGGATCTCCATCGGGCTGTCGTCGGCGATCTGCCGGCGGCCGGTCGCCAGCCGCAGCCGGGCCTCCACCTCCGCGGGGCCGGCGGTGTCGAGCATGACGTCGTCCACCCCCCAGTCGGCGGTGACCGCCGCCAGGCCGCCCTCGGTGACCACCAGGATCAGCGGGGAGCCGGGGCCGGTGGACCGCAGCAGCTGGCAGAGGCTGCGCACCTGCGGCAGGTCGCGCCGGCCGTCCACCAGGATGACGTCGGCGCCCGGGGTGTCCACCAGCGCGGCCCCTTCCGCCGGGGCGACCCGCACGCTGTGCAGCAGCAGGCCGAGCGCGGGCAGCACCTCGGTGGAGGGCTGGAGGGCGTTGGTCAGCAGCAGCAGGGAGCTCATCGGGCCCCACCCGCCTCGGCCGGCGTCCGCGGCGCCGGGGGGTCCGGGGCGGGGTGGCGGTGCGGGGGGCGGTCCGGGGCGGCGCGGCCGGACACCGGGCGGCCGGGGACGAAGCCGCGGTGCGGGGAACGGCCGTCCGGAAGAAGGCCGTGCGGGGAGCGGTCGTGCGGAGAGTGGTCGTGCGGAAGAAGGCGGTGCGGGGAGCGGCTGCGCGCGGCGTGGTCCCGCGCGGCGCGGCGGTCGCGCTCCGGTGCCGGACGGCGGTCGCGTGGCACGGGGTCCGACGCCCCGTCCCCCACGCTCTCCGGCACCTTCTGCGTCGTCGGATGACCTGGCTTGCCCATGACGTCGGTTCCTCCTCGGTCCCTGTCCGGGGGAGGGTGCGGTACTGCTTCTTCGTACGGCCGCGGCCCCGCACCCGGGAGCACGCGTGCGCTCACACGCGCGCCACACGCCTGAAAGCACAAAAGGACCCGGGGGCTGCTCTGCCCGGATCCTCCGAACAGCAGAATAGCTCACATGCCCCCCGGATCAGAGGCCGAATCTGCTCGTCGGAGTGTTCCCCACGTCACGTCCGTCGCTCGCAGAGTGACGCTGCTGGCCGACGACGGCACCCCGATCGACGCCGCGTACGAGCCCGGCCCCGCCCTGTCCGACGGCCCCGCGATCGTGGTCGCACACGGGTTCACCGGCGCCCTGGAGCGCCCCGCGCTGCGCCGGGTGGCCGGGGTGCTGGGCCGGAGCGCGGCCGTGGTGACCTTCTCCTTCCGAGGTCACGGCCGTTCCGGGGGCCGGTCCACGGTCGGCGACCGGGAGGTGCTGGACCTGGCGGCAGCGGTGCGCTGGGCCCGTGACCTGGGACACCGGAAGGTGACGACGGTCGGCTTCTCGATGGGCGGTTCGGTGGTGCTCCGGCACGCCGCACTCTGGAACCGTGCCCATCGAACGGCCGATGGAACCGTCGAAAATCAGCCACCCGGAGCGCGACCGACCACAGCGTGCGCCGGGCGCACGAATGGGCACGAAAATGCGCCCCCCGCCGCGGTGCGCCCCGGCGGCACCCCCGGCGGAACCGCGGCCGGTGGGGTCCGCACCGGGGCGGT
It contains:
- a CDS encoding amidohydrolase family protein; translation: MTDPARIDVHQHLIPPDRRGAIAGRATAQGWPAPAWDERSAIAMMDRRSIATGMLSYAAPVAGPDDPGAARAAARGINEYTAELVKDRPDRFGHFAALPLPDVDGALAEAAYALDELRADGLVLLSNAHGRYLGDREFEPLWAELDARAAVVLVHPTAPPGAPLPDLPVPLVDFPYDTTRTALHMIVNGVRSRYRRMKVILPHAGGFLPYAAHRFAAAGRLRPGVTPEDVLADLRSFHFDTAFVAGPTTLPTLLAFAGAGRVLYGSDFPMLPEEWGTGFDTALDEHPYPGPEDRYAVNRGNAELLFPRLARG
- a CDS encoding LacI family DNA-binding transcriptional regulator — its product is MAKVTRDDVARLAGTSTAVVSYVINNGPRPVAPATRERVLAAIKELGYRPDRVAQAMASRRTDLIGLIVPDARQPFFAEMAHAVEQAAAERGKMVLVGNSDYLDEREVHYLRAFLGMRVSGLILISQGPSEHAAAEIDAWDARVVLLHRRPEAIEDVAVVTDDVGGAHLATRHLLEHGHDYVACLGGTEETPTVGDPVTDHIEGWRRAMREAGKTVEGRLFQAPYNRYDAYQVALELLAGPDRPPAIVCATDDQAIGVLRAARELRIDVPGELAVAGFDDVKEAALTDPPLTTVASDREAMARAAVDLVLDDGLRVVGSRRERLRQFPSALVVRRSCGCH
- a CDS encoding response regulator transcription factor, which codes for MSSLLLLTNALQPSTEVLPALGLLLHSVRVAPAEGAALVDTPGADVILVDGRRDLPQVRSLCQLLRSTGPGSPLILVVTEGGLAAVTADWGVDDVMLDTAGPAEVEARLRLATGRRQIADDSPMEIRNGDLSVDEATYSAKLKGRVLDLTFKEFELLKYLAQHPGRVFTRAQLLQEVWGYDYFGGTRTVDVHVRRLRAKLGPEHESLIGTVRNVGYRFVTPERTSERAPEGAAGGASGRAGGVSGRATGSGPGRTPGAPGGAREQAERGAGQPEPEAASKAASPAGTGGSRADSGPAGTRLGSRHGNRP